The Clostridioides sp. ES-S-0010-02 genome window below encodes:
- the spo0A gene encoding sporulation transcription factor Spo0A, translating into MGGFLVEKIKIVLADDNKDFCQVLKEYLSNEDDIDILGIAKDGIEALDLVKKTQPDLLILDVIMPHLDGLGVIEKLNTMDIPKMPKIIVLSAVGQDKITQSAINLGADYYIVKPFDFVVFINRIRELVSNRVTQVEPKPRPVQETQMTRSDFVKNVGNIETEITNIIHEIGVPAHIKGYLYLREAIKMVIDNVELLGAVTKELYPSIAKKFNTTPSRVERAIRHAIEVAWSRGKVDTINQLFGYTVHNTKGKPTNSEFIAMIADKLRLEHSMVK; encoded by the coding sequence ATGGGGGGATTTTTAGTGGAAAAAATCAAAATAGTTTTAGCAGACGACAATAAGGATTTTTGTCAGGTATTAAAAGAGTATTTGTCTAATGAGGATGATATCGATATATTAGGCATAGCTAAAGATGGGATTGAAGCATTAGATTTAGTAAAAAAGACACAACCAGATTTATTAATATTAGACGTAATAATGCCACATCTGGATGGATTAGGTGTAATTGAAAAATTAAATACTATGGATATACCTAAAATGCCAAAAATAATAGTACTATCAGCAGTAGGTCAAGATAAGATAACTCAAAGCGCAATAAATCTAGGGGCAGATTACTACATAGTAAAGCCGTTTGATTTTGTTGTGTTTATAAACAGAATTAGAGAACTAGTTTCTAATAGAGTTACTCAAGTAGAGCCAAAGCCTAGACCAGTTCAAGAAACTCAAATGACAAGAAGTGATTTCGTTAAAAATGTAGGTAATATAGAAACAGAAATCACAAATATAATACACGAAATAGGAGTACCAGCTCATATAAAAGGGTATTTATATCTAAGAGAAGCTATAAAAATGGTCATTGATAATGTTGAACTTTTAGGTGCAGTAACAAAAGAGTTATATCCAAGTATAGCTAAAAAATTCAATACAACACCAAGTAGAGTTGAGAGAGCAATAAGACATGCCATAGAAGTTGCATGGAGTAGAGGCAAAGTTGACACAATAAATCAATTATTTGGATATACGGTACACAATACTAAAGGAAAACCAACTAATTCAGAATTTATAGCAATGATTGCTGATAAATTAAGATTAGAACATAGTATGGTTAAATAA
- a CDS encoding glycosyltransferase family 2 protein: MDSYISIIIPAYNEESRINYTLESIVGIKEINEIVVVDDGSTDNTAKVVSELKNEKIKFFKLDKNRGKGYALNYGLKVSMKSANIIGFLDGDLGNSAKEIEKLIVPILNGEADVTIAKFPPAKKKGGLGFVKGLAKNSVFEMTGVELDATLSGQRIFKREVLEKFDEIPFGYGVEVGMTIDILKYGFKIKEVLVNMTHNETGRNLKGFIHRGKQYYHIKKVLGQKKKEWR; encoded by the coding sequence ATGGATTCTTATATAAGTATAATAATACCAGCTTATAATGAAGAAAGTAGAATAAACTATACATTAGAAAGTATAGTTGGAATTAAAGAAATAAATGAAATAGTAGTTGTAGATGATGGTTCAACAGATAATACTGCTAAGGTTGTATCTGAATTAAAGAATGAAAAAATTAAATTTTTTAAGTTAGATAAAAACAGAGGTAAAGGATATGCTTTAAACTATGGGCTTAAAGTATCAATGAAAAGCGCAAATATTATAGGATTTTTGGATGGAGATCTAGGTAATTCAGCTAAAGAAATTGAAAAATTAATTGTACCAATATTAAATGGTGAAGCTGATGTTACTATAGCAAAGTTTCCTCCTGCAAAGAAAAAAGGAGGTCTGGGATTTGTAAAAGGTTTAGCTAAAAATTCTGTTTTTGAGATGACAGGAGTTGAACTAGATGCAACTCTGTCAGGTCAAAGAATATTTAAAAGAGAAGTTTTAGAAAAATTTGATGAAATACCTTTTGGATATGGTGTTGAAGTTGGAATGACGATTGATATACTAAAGTATGGTTTTAAAATTAAAGAAGTATTAGTAAACATGACTCATAATGAAACTGGCAGAAATTTAAAAGGATTTATTCATAGAGGCAAGCAGTATTATCATATAAAAAAGGTTTTAGGACAAAAAAAGAAAGAATGGAGGTAG
- a CDS encoding TlyA family RNA methyltransferase yields MKKRIDLLLVEQGHFESRERAKKAIMAGLVFVDNQRCDKAGTEVKEDCAIEVKGNPIPYVSRGGLKLEKAMKNFDLTIDGKVCMDIGASTGGFTDCMLKNGAIKVFSIDVGYGQLAWKLRQDDRVVCMERTNIRNVTIEDTKQFADFASIDVSFISLKLVLPKAKELVINNGEIVALIKPQFEAGREKVGKKGVVREKSTHIEVIKMISDFSVQNGFEILGLDFSPIKGPEGNIEYLIHLKNGNEGYEFDSDMYDKKIVEVVEASHNLDK; encoded by the coding sequence ATGAAGAAAAGAATAGATTTATTGTTAGTAGAGCAAGGGCATTTTGAAAGTAGAGAAAGAGCTAAAAAAGCAATAATGGCTGGATTAGTTTTTGTTGATAATCAAAGATGTGATAAGGCAGGTACAGAAGTAAAAGAGGATTGTGCTATAGAAGTAAAAGGAAACCCAATACCATATGTTAGTAGGGGTGGATTAAAGCTTGAAAAAGCAATGAAGAACTTCGACTTAACTATTGATGGAAAAGTATGTATGGATATAGGAGCATCTACGGGTGGTTTTACAGACTGTATGCTAAAAAATGGAGCTATAAAAGTATTTTCCATAGATGTTGGTTATGGTCAGCTTGCGTGGAAATTGAGACAAGATGATAGAGTTGTGTGTATGGAAAGAACAAACATAAGGAATGTAACAATAGAAGATACAAAGCAATTTGCAGATTTTGCATCAATTGATGTATCTTTTATATCATTGAAACTAGTACTTCCAAAAGCAAAAGAATTAGTTATTAATAATGGAGAAATTGTAGCCTTGATAAAACCTCAATTTGAAGCAGGAAGAGAAAAGGTAGGTAAAAAAGGTGTAGTTAGAGAAAAATCTACACATATAGAAGTTATAAAAATGATTTCTGATTTTTCAGTGCAAAATGGATTTGAAATTTTAGGATTAGATTTTTCTCCAATTAAGGGTCCAGAAGGAAATATAGAATATCTAATTCATTTAAAGAATGGAAATGAAGGATATGAATTTGATAGTGATATGTATGACAAAAAAATAGTGGAAGTCGTTGAGGCTTCTCATAATTTAGATAAATAG
- the xseB gene encoding exodeoxyribonuclease VII small subunit: MNLTYEEAYKRLESILNELESKNASLDESLSLYEEGISLYKHCNKLLDDAKLKISKFNQLGIEEDFRIEEE; this comes from the coding sequence ATGAACTTAACCTATGAAGAAGCTTACAAAAGATTGGAGAGCATTTTAAATGAGTTAGAATCTAAAAATGCTAGCTTAGATGAATCTTTAAGCTTATATGAAGAAGGAATTAGTCTTTATAAACATTGTAATAAGCTTTTGGATGATGCAAAATTAAAAATAAGTAAATTTAATCAATTAGGAATAGAAGAGGATTTTAGAATAGAGGAGGAATAA
- a CDS encoding copper transporter — MHINMKYYIVTIGAIFIALGIGMLVGFNLNNNQQLSEQQANIINDLDDKFNILKEKNDKLDVDLAKVNKDYEEAINFINKNVDKVLIGSLSGKSIGIISANENDDYTKNIEDIINKSNGSVAFNIVLKENITNPEKLKEISSKLGTEIKNTNDAVNYIIDTLKKEDASDILTYLQELDVIKFNSIGDTYLKYESVVIAGGNDAKDNTKQFDKIEKFVVSKIKSENKYLVEVQNTGVKTSYVELYSKNKVATIDNIDEGVGSVSLAMLLQQGNIVGNFGRLDTATSLLPSIK; from the coding sequence ATGCATATTAATATGAAATATTATATAGTCACTATTGGGGCTATATTTATAGCTTTGGGTATAGGCATGTTAGTAGGATTTAATTTAAATAATAATCAACAATTAAGCGAGCAGCAAGCAAATATAATAAATGACTTGGATGATAAATTTAATATTTTAAAAGAAAAAAATGATAAACTTGATGTAGATTTAGCAAAGGTAAATAAAGATTATGAAGAAGCAATTAATTTTATAAATAAAAATGTGGACAAGGTTTTAATTGGTTCATTAAGTGGAAAAAGTATAGGAATAATATCAGCTAATGAAAATGATGATTATACAAAAAATATAGAAGATATAATAAACAAATCTAATGGTAGTGTTGCATTTAACATAGTGTTAAAAGAAAATATAACAAATCCAGAAAAATTAAAAGAAATCTCAAGTAAATTAGGTACAGAAATTAAAAATACAAATGATGCAGTTAATTATATAATTGATACCTTGAAAAAGGAAGATGCAAGTGACATTTTGACATATCTTCAAGAACTAGATGTAATAAAATTTAACTCTATTGGTGACACATATCTAAAATATGAATCTGTTGTAATAGCTGGTGGAAATGATGCAAAAGATAATACAAAACAATTTGACAAAATAGAAAAATTTGTAGTTTCAAAAATAAAATCAGAAAATAAATATTTAGTAGAAGTTCAAAATACAGGAGTTAAAACTTCTTATGTAGAATTATATTCTAAAAATAAAGTTGCAACTATAGATAATATTGATGAAGGTGTAGGAAGTGTATCTCTAGCTATGCTTTTACAACAAGGTAATATAGTTGGTAATTTTGGTAGATTAGATACTGCAACTTCATTGTTGCCATCTATAAAATAG
- a CDS encoding polyprenyl synthetase family protein, whose product MEFKQHLKEKASFIEDILKEYMPKEEGYQKTVIEAMNYSLSAGGKRLRPILTLEACKVVGGNEEEAIPFAIAIEMIHTYSLIHDDLPALDNDDLRRGRPTNHKVYGEAMGILAGDALLNYAFEVMLAGSINKENPEKYLKAINEIAKGAGIYGMIGGQVVDVESENKQIEKEKLDYIHMNKTAAMMVGCMRAGATIGGANSEQMEEITKYAKNIGLSFQIVDDILDIVGDEIKLGKKVGSDIENHKSTYPSLLGLDKSKEIAHNLIDEAKKSIEKLSDNVDFLKGLAEYIIDREY is encoded by the coding sequence GTGGAATTTAAACAACATTTAAAAGAAAAAGCAAGTTTTATAGAAGATATACTTAAAGAATATATGCCAAAAGAAGAAGGTTATCAAAAAACTGTTATTGAGGCTATGAACTACAGCTTGAGCGCTGGAGGTAAGAGATTAAGACCAATACTTACACTAGAAGCCTGTAAGGTAGTTGGAGGAAATGAAGAAGAAGCTATACCTTTTGCTATTGCAATTGAAATGATACATACATACTCACTTATACATGATGACTTACCAGCTCTTGACAATGATGATTTAAGAAGAGGAAGACCAACAAACCATAAAGTATATGGAGAGGCAATGGGAATTTTAGCAGGAGATGCTTTACTGAACTATGCTTTTGAAGTTATGCTTGCAGGTTCAATAAATAAAGAAAATCCAGAAAAATATCTAAAAGCTATAAATGAAATTGCTAAAGGTGCTGGAATATATGGAATGATAGGTGGGCAAGTGGTAGATGTAGAAAGTGAAAATAAACAAATTGAAAAAGAAAAATTAGATTATATACATATGAATAAAACTGCTGCAATGATGGTTGGATGTATGAGAGCAGGAGCAACTATAGGTGGAGCAAATTCAGAACAAATGGAAGAAATAACTAAATATGCAAAAAATATCGGATTATCATTCCAGATAGTAGATGATATACTAGATATAGTGGGAGATGAAATAAAATTAGGGAAAAAAGTTGGCAGTGATATAGAGAATCATAAATCAACATATCCATCTCTTTTAGGATTAGATAAATCTAAAGAAATTGCACATAATTTAATAGATGAGGCAAAGAAGAGTATAGAAAAATTATCTGACAATGTAGATTTTTTAAAGGGATTGGCTGAATATATAATAGATAGAGAATATTAA
- a CDS encoding PDZ domain-containing protein, which translates to MNKINKNFKNIWIILGAVSIFMMVIIFQNKNCNTNKETPIETFTIKNHDKKYVYPLGNIIGVKANTDGVLVLGYEEEDVDYIGGIQIGDNIVKIDNKKIKDSQDVSKILNEAKKSKVEVTFERKNKYKTETIETKKENGNYKLGLWVRDKISGIGTMTFYDPNMEKFKAIGHAIKDSDTNELLKIKQGYIYKPEKLKILKASNEKVGRIKGDFNDSNLMGNFSNNSKLGISGNITEKQNKEFNLANKELQLIEVGRPQDVKIGDAIILFEDKNKNITSYDIKIESIVYDKGNYRDMVIKVVDDKLLEYTGGIVQGMSGAPIIQNNKIIGAITHVFRDNPKKGYGIFIDEMIKL; encoded by the coding sequence ATGAACAAAATAAATAAGAATTTCAAAAATATTTGGATAATATTAGGAGCTGTATCGATTTTTATGATGGTTATAATTTTTCAAAATAAAAATTGTAATACGAATAAGGAGACCCCAATAGAAACTTTTACAATTAAGAATCATGATAAAAAATATGTATATCCACTTGGAAATATAATTGGAGTGAAAGCAAATACAGATGGTGTATTGGTTTTAGGATATGAGGAAGAGGATGTAGATTATATTGGAGGCATACAGATTGGCGACAATATAGTAAAAATAGATAATAAAAAAATAAAAGATAGTCAGGATGTATCAAAAATTTTAAATGAAGCTAAAAAAAGTAAAGTAGAAGTGACTTTTGAAAGAAAAAATAAATATAAAACAGAGACAATAGAAACTAAAAAAGAAAATGGTAATTATAAACTTGGATTATGGGTGAGAGATAAGATATCTGGAATTGGAACTATGACTTTTTATGACCCTAATATGGAAAAATTTAAAGCAATTGGTCATGCTATAAAAGATTCGGACACTAATGAACTATTAAAGATTAAGCAAGGGTATATATATAAACCAGAAAAACTAAAAATATTAAAAGCTAGTAATGAAAAAGTAGGCAGAATAAAAGGTGATTTTAATGATAGTAATCTGATGGGAAATTTTTCGAATAACTCAAAATTAGGTATAAGTGGTAATATTACAGAAAAACAAAATAAAGAATTTAATTTAGCAAATAAAGAATTACAATTAATCGAAGTTGGAAGACCTCAAGATGTAAAAATAGGGGATGCAATAATTCTTTTTGAAGACAAAAACAAAAATATAACAAGCTATGATATAAAAATAGAAAGTATAGTATATGATAAAGGAAATTATAGAGATATGGTAATAAAAGTTGTAGATGATAAGTTATTGGAATACACAGGGGGGATTGTACAAGGGATGAGTGGGGCTCCAATAATACAAAATAATAAAATTATTGGTGCAATAACTCATGTTTTTAGAGATAATCCGAAAAAAGGATATGGTATTTTTATAGATGAAATGATAAAATTGTAG
- a CDS encoding divergent PAP2 family protein, with amino-acid sequence MNFFSEIFNNGALGISLIACFLAQFIKIFTGKGKRIEFSRILISGGMPSSHSSFVTSLATVVGIEKGFNSTDFAIITVLALIIMYDAAGVRRAVGKQATILNQMVADLQHGKHIEQKKLKELIGHTPLEVWFGALLGIVTALILM; translated from the coding sequence ATGAACTTTTTTTCGGAGATTTTTAACAATGGGGCTTTGGGAATAAGTCTTATTGCTTGTTTCTTAGCACAATTTATAAAGATATTTACTGGGAAGGGAAAGAGAATTGAGTTTTCAAGAATACTCATTTCAGGAGGTATGCCTAGTTCTCATAGTTCTTTTGTTACAAGTTTAGCTACAGTGGTAGGCATTGAAAAAGGGTTTAATTCTACTGATTTTGCTATAATTACTGTGCTTGCACTGATTATAATGTATGATGCAGCAGGTGTTAGACGTGCTGTTGGGAAACAAGCTACTATATTGAATCAGATGGTAGCAGACCTTCAACATGGAAAGCATATAGAGCAGAAGAAATTAAAAGAATTAATAGGTCACACACCACTAGAGGTTTGGTTTGGAGCTTTACTTGGTATAGTAACAGCTTTAATATTGATGTAA
- the recN gene encoding DNA repair protein RecN, translating into MILELYMKNCALVEELRLGIDKNLNILTGETGSGKSIIIDALGLCLGEKYDRSFLRKGTDKGLVEAIFFSDNVYLKKILDENDISIEDDNLLVITRLIYSDGKSTARVNGRTVKVSFLKEIASTLIDIHGQHQNQALFNKDTHLKFLDLFGENELDKFKDDYRKIYYKYSEVKRALNSLTENKDDMQIQREIDLLRFQINEIEAANLNKNEYEDLLKQRDVYRNSEKIYNNLNLSYSKLHNGEYNVIDLIGIASKELNDISKYDSVLSEYSETIERIMYELQDISSDIRNYKDNIDFEPYELEQIELRIDEINNLRRKYGDSIEAIFEYYEKTKDRLDEILNRDERVEQLKNQLIKIEEELKVKASKLTKARNKVAIQLEEVLLDELKSLNMKNVMFKVNFEESSFTLNGIDDIEFMISFNLGEDIKPIYKVASGGEMSRFMLAFKTILADIDDIDTLVFDEIDTGISGIAAQIVGEKLSDIAKKKQIICITHLPQIAANADTHYCIEKDTSNNRTFTNVKKLNQSQRKNEIARLIAGNNITEKTIEHASEIIEMAKKC; encoded by the coding sequence TTGATCCTCGAATTATATATGAAAAATTGTGCCTTAGTTGAAGAACTAAGGCTGGGTATTGATAAAAACTTAAATATACTTACGGGAGAAACTGGTTCAGGAAAATCTATAATAATAGATGCGCTTGGACTTTGTCTAGGTGAGAAATATGACAGGTCTTTTCTAAGAAAAGGTACAGATAAGGGACTTGTTGAAGCTATATTTTTCTCAGATAACGTGTATCTAAAAAAGATATTAGATGAAAATGATATAAGTATAGAAGATGATAATTTATTGGTTATAACTAGATTGATATATTCAGATGGGAAAAGTACTGCTAGAGTAAATGGAAGGACTGTTAAAGTATCTTTTCTAAAGGAAATTGCATCTACACTTATAGATATACATGGTCAACATCAAAATCAAGCTTTATTCAATAAGGATACACACTTAAAATTTTTAGACTTATTTGGAGAAAATGAACTAGATAAGTTTAAAGATGATTATAGAAAAATTTATTACAAATACAGCGAAGTAAAGAGAGCTTTGAACTCTTTAACAGAAAATAAAGATGATATGCAGATTCAACGAGAAATAGATTTATTAAGGTTTCAAATAAATGAAATTGAGGCTGCAAATTTAAATAAAAATGAATATGAAGATTTATTAAAACAAAGAGATGTCTATAGAAATAGTGAAAAGATATATAATAATTTAAACTTAAGTTACAGTAAATTACATAATGGTGAATATAATGTTATTGACTTGATAGGTATTGCATCTAAAGAGCTTAATGATATATCTAAATATGACAGTGTTTTAAGTGAATATAGTGAAACTATAGAAAGAATAATGTATGAACTACAAGATATATCTAGTGATATAAGAAATTACAAAGATAATATAGATTTTGAACCTTATGAATTAGAACAGATTGAACTTAGAATTGATGAGATTAATAACTTAAGAAGAAAATATGGAGATAGTATAGAAGCTATATTTGAATATTATGAAAAGACAAAAGATAGACTAGATGAGATATTAAATAGAGATGAAAGAGTTGAACAATTAAAAAATCAATTAATAAAAATAGAAGAAGAGCTAAAAGTAAAAGCTAGCAAACTGACTAAAGCAAGAAATAAAGTGGCAATTCAATTAGAGGAAGTACTTCTTGATGAATTAAAGAGTCTAAATATGAAAAATGTAATGTTCAAAGTCAATTTTGAAGAAAGTTCATTTACTTTAAATGGAATAGATGATATTGAATTTATGATATCTTTTAATTTAGGAGAAGATATCAAACCTATATATAAAGTTGCATCAGGTGGTGAAATGTCTAGATTTATGTTGGCATTTAAGACTATATTAGCTGATATAGATGATATAGATACTTTAGTATTTGATGAAATAGATACAGGGATAAGTGGCATAGCTGCACAAATTGTTGGTGAGAAATTGAGTGATATAGCAAAGAAAAAACAAATAATATGTATAACTCATTTACCTCAAATTGCTGCAAATGCAGATACCCATTATTGTATAGAAAAAGATACTTCAAATAATAGAACATTTACAAATGTTAAGAAATTAAATCAATCTCAAAGAAAAAATGAAATTGCAAGACTTATAGCAGGTAATAATATAACAGAAAAAACTATAGAACATGCAAGCGAAATTATTGAAATGGCTAAAAAGTGTTAG
- a CDS encoding GNAT family N-acetyltransferase: MINKMTQNVILKFVEENDLENLENVKILFTEYSNSLNIDLCFQDFNNELKTLPGKYKKPSGSLILAFVDENLAGCVALKKLENDVCELKRLYVRDKFRGLKIGKILLEEIVKEAKKIGYTYMRLDTLPSMKSAQGLYEKIGFYDINPYTYNPIEGARYMELKL; encoded by the coding sequence ATGATAAATAAAATGACTCAAAATGTAATTTTAAAATTTGTTGAAGAAAATGATTTAGAAAATCTTGAAAATGTAAAGATTTTATTCACTGAATACTCAAATTCATTGAATATAGATTTGTGTTTCCAGGACTTTAATAATGAATTAAAAACACTTCCAGGAAAGTATAAAAAACCTTCAGGCTCATTAATACTAGCATTTGTTGATGAAAATTTAGCAGGTTGTGTTGCATTAAAAAAACTTGAAAATGATGTATGTGAATTAAAAAGGTTATATGTAAGAGATAAATTTAGAGGACTTAAAATAGGAAAAATATTATTAGAAGAAATCGTAAAAGAAGCCAAAAAGATTGGATATACATATATGAGACTAGATACTCTTCCAAGCATGAAAAGCGCTCAAGGTTTATACGAAAAAATTGGTTTTTATGATATAAATCCTTATACTTATAATCCAATTGAAGGGGCTAGATATATGGAGCTAAAATTATAA
- a CDS encoding 1-deoxy-D-xylulose-5-phosphate synthase translates to MYKYLDKVNSPKDIKNMSIEEMDLLAKDIRKFLVKSVSKTGGHLASNLGVVELTLALHKVFDSPKDKFVWDVGHQSYVHKMVTGRKDCFVSLRQFNGLSGFPKESESPHDIFDTGHSSTSISVATGIACARDIKKESYSVISVIGDGSITGGMALEALNQLGYINTNMIVILNDNEMSIDKNVGGMSKYLSSIIRNSTVVKMTDEVDKILNVTSTGEILSKTAHRFKDKLIYSFSPQDCSFFDSLGIKYYGPIDGHNTKELIETLRKAKHKKGPVLLHVITKKGKGYKFAEEQPDKYHGVSKFDIKTGVTSSKVKSMSVSVGEKLVEMASKNEEIVAITAAMPSGTGLNLFESAYPKRYYDVGIAEQHATGFAAGLAKNGMKPYFAVYSSFLQRAYDQVIHDVCITKKPVTFLIDRAGLVGNDGETHHGMFDLSYLNSIPNIVVMAPKDTREMELMMDLSLKLDSPLAIRYPRGNSYYLNKGEYKEIKLGKYEILDDGQDTVILSIGNMVKHALEAKEILLEEGINPTIVNARFLKPMDEDMLHTLFKNHKNVVTVEDNVITGGFGSRISKFIIDNGYKVNILNIAIPEEFIKHGNADELYNFVGLSPKCIADKVRELI, encoded by the coding sequence ATGTATAAATATTTAGATAAAGTAAATTCTCCAAAAGATATAAAAAATATGAGCATAGAAGAAATGGATTTACTTGCAAAGGATATAAGAAAGTTTTTAGTAAAATCTGTTTCCAAGACAGGAGGACACTTAGCTTCTAACTTAGGTGTAGTTGAGTTAACATTAGCACTTCATAAAGTGTTTGACAGCCCTAAAGATAAATTTGTATGGGATGTAGGACATCAGTCTTATGTTCACAAAATGGTTACTGGAAGAAAAGATTGTTTTGTATCTTTAAGACAATTCAACGGACTAAGTGGTTTTCCAAAGGAGAGTGAAAGTCCTCATGATATTTTCGACACAGGACATAGCAGTACATCTATTTCTGTGGCAACAGGTATTGCCTGTGCTAGAGATATAAAAAAAGAAAGCTATAGTGTTATATCTGTAATTGGAGATGGTTCTATAACTGGAGGTATGGCACTTGAAGCTTTAAATCAATTGGGATATATAAATACTAATATGATAGTAATTCTTAATGATAATGAGATGTCTATAGATAAAAATGTTGGCGGAATGTCTAAATATCTATCAAGTATTATAAGAAATTCAACAGTTGTTAAAATGACAGATGAAGTTGATAAGATTTTAAATGTTACATCAACAGGTGAAATTTTATCTAAGACTGCACATAGATTTAAGGACAAATTAATATATAGTTTTTCTCCTCAAGATTGTTCATTTTTTGATTCATTAGGTATAAAATATTATGGTCCTATAGATGGTCATAATACTAAAGAATTAATAGAAACACTTAGAAAAGCTAAACATAAAAAAGGCCCTGTGCTTTTACATGTTATTACAAAAAAAGGAAAAGGATATAAATTTGCAGAGGAACAACCTGATAAATATCATGGAGTATCAAAGTTTGATATAAAGACAGGTGTAACATCTTCTAAAGTTAAGTCTATGTCGGTTAGTGTTGGTGAAAAATTGGTTGAGATGGCTAGCAAAAACGAAGAAATAGTAGCTATAACAGCTGCAATGCCATCTGGAACAGGATTAAACTTATTTGAAAGTGCTTACCCAAAAAGATATTATGATGTTGGTATAGCTGAACAACATGCAACAGGGTTTGCGGCAGGTCTTGCAAAAAATGGTATGAAGCCTTATTTTGCTGTATATTCATCATTTTTACAAAGAGCATATGACCAAGTTATTCATGATGTATGTATAACAAAAAAACCAGTTACTTTTCTTATAGATAGAGCTGGTCTAGTTGGAAATGATGGTGAAACTCATCATGGTATGTTTGATTTAAGTTACTTAAATTCTATTCCAAATATTGTAGTGATGGCTCCAAAAGATACAAGAGAAATGGAACTTATGATGGATTTATCATTAAAATTGGATTCTCCATTGGCAATTAGATATCCAAGAGGAAATAGTTATTACCTAAATAAAGGAGAATACAAAGAAATTAAGTTAGGAAAATATGAGATATTAGATGATGGACAAGATACAGTCATACTTTCTATTGGGAATATGGTGAAACATGCTCTAGAAGCTAAAGAAATATTGTTAGAAGAAGGTATAAATCCAACAATAGTTAATGCTAGATTTTTAAAGCCTATGGATGAAGATATGTTGCATACTTTATTTAAGAATCATAAAAATGTAGTTACAGTAGAAGATAATGTTATTACTGGCGGATTTGGAAGTAGAATAAGTAAATTTATTATAGATAATGGATATAAAGTAAATATACTTAATATAGCAATACCAGAAGAGTTTATAAAACATGGCAATGCAGATGAACTATATAATTTTGTAGGATTATCGCCAAAGTGCATTGCTGATAAAGTAAGAGAGTTAATATAA
- a CDS encoding GNAT family N-acetyltransferase encodes MKLNVRIADINNWHDLVNLSVDKNQLDYIESNALSIAESKFITAWIPVGIYDDNILIGFAMYGRLEDDRVWLDRFMIDSKYQGKGYGKASLDFLINHLKNEYNCNELYISIFDNNKMAIGLYKSFGFEFNGELDYGGEKVMVLKSN; translated from the coding sequence TTGAAATTAAATGTAAGAATTGCAGATATAAATAATTGGCATGATTTAGTTAATTTGTCTGTAGATAAGAATCAATTAGATTATATAGAAAGCAATGCACTTTCTATTGCTGAGTCTAAGTTTATAACAGCTTGGATACCTGTTGGAATATATGATGACAATATACTGATAGGATTTGCTATGTACGGTCGCCTAGAAGATGACAGAGTTTGGCTTGATAGATTCATGATTGACTCAAAGTATCAAGGTAAAGGATATGGAAAAGCATCCTTAGATTTCCTTATAAATCATCTTAAAAATGAATATAATTGCAATGAGTTATACATTAGTATATTCGATAACAACAAAATGGCTATTGGACTTTACAAAAGCTTTGGATTTGAGTTTAATGGAGAACTTGACTATGGTGGAGAAAAGGTCATGGTATTAAAATCTAATTGA